The Geothrix sp. DNA segment TCTACATGCCGCTCACGCCGGAAGGCATCATCTCCATGCTGGCCTGCGCCCGCATCGGCGCCATCCACAGCGTGGTCTATGCGGGCATGGGCGCCCTGGCCCTCCGCACCCGCATCGAGGATGCCGGCGCCAAGGTGGTCGTCTGCTCCGATTTTACCTACCGCCGCGGGAAGGCCATCGCCCTGAAGCCCATCGTGGACGAGGCCGTGCGCGACCTGACTTCGGTGGACCACGTCATCGTCCACCGGCGCGGGTCCCGTCCCGGCGACGCGCCCGTCACCTTCGCCAGCGAGCGGGAGAAGGACTTCTACGACATCCAGCAGGGCCGCGACATCCACTGCGATCCCGAGATGGTGGACGCAGAGCACCCGCTGTTCATCCTCTACACCAGCGGGACCACCGGCAAGCCCAAGGGCGTGGTGCATGCCACGGGCGGGTACCTGGTGGGCGTGAACTACCTGAGCAAGGCCTTCTACCAGATCCAGGAGCGCGACATCTACTGGAGCACTTCGGACATCGGCTGGGTGGTGGGCCACAGCTTCATCGTCTACGGCCCCATGAGCATCGGCGCTACCGTGCTTTGCCGCGAGGGCGCGCCTGACTACCCGAGCCCCGATGTTACCTGGGAGATCTGCGAGCGCTTCGGCGTCAACGTGATGTTCACAGCCCCCACGGCCGTGCGCATGTGGATGAGCCACGGCGCCGAGGCCCCCGGGAAGTTCGACCTCAGCCGCCTGCGCCTCATGGCCTGCGCCGGGGAGCCCCTCAATCCCGAGGCCCACCGCTGGGCCCAGCAGCACCTCGTGGGCCAGGGCAACGGCCAGGTGGTGGACAACTGGTGGCAGACGGAGATCGCCGGTCCGGTCATCGGCACCTTGCCCACCTTCGAAGTGCGGCCCGGCAAGGCCGGCAAGGCCATGCCCGGAGCCCAACTGGCGGTGGTGAACAAGGACGGCTCGCCCGTGCCCGACGGCCAGGGCGGCCTGCTGGTCATCAAGTTCCCGCTGCCTTACATGCTGCGGACCGTGTGGAACGACCACAAGCGCTACGAGGACTACTGGAAGGAGATCCCCGGCTACTACACCGTGGGCGACGTGGCGGTCCGCGATGCCGACGGCTACATCGCCGTGCTGGGCCGGTCCGATGACGTGCTCAACGTTGCCGGCCACCGCATCGGCACCGCCGATGTCGAGGGTTCCCTCATTCGCCACCCGGCCGTGGCCGAGAGCGCCGTGGTGGGCATTCCCGATCCCATCAAGGGGGAGAACATCAAGGCCTTCGTGGTCGTGCGGGCGGGGGTCGCCACGGGACCCGGCCTCATCGCCAGCCTGAAGGACCACGTCCGCGAGGACCTGGGCGGCATCGCCGTGCCCTCTGACATCGAGCTCCGGGCCAGCCTCCCCAAGACCCGCTCCGGCAAGATCCTCCGCCGGGCCCTCAAGGCTGAGGCCCTGGGTCAGGATCCGGGGGACCTCAGCACCCTCGCGGATTGACCGCATCTGGGTGTCCCATTCCGGCGTAATGCTCCATGATCGAAGGTCGATCCTGGAGTCCCCATGCTGCCGCCCTGGAACCACCTCCACCCGGCCATCGTCCACTTCCCCATCGCCCTGCTCACGGTGGCCCCCCTGCTGGTGCTGCTCGGGCTGCTGTGGCCGGCCCAGCGGCGGGGCATCCACGCTGCGGCCCTGGTCCTGCTGGTGCTCGGCTTCGGCGGGCTGATGCTGGCCCTGGCCAGTGGTGACGCGGTGGAGCGGTACGCCCGCGCCACCCCGGCCCTCATGGCCGGGCTGCGCGACCACGAGCTCGCCGCGCAGAAGGCCACCCTGATCTTCGGGCTGCTGGGCGGGGGCTTCGCGGTGCTCTGGGTGCTGCCCCTGGCGCGCAGGCGCGAACTGGCCCGCCACATCGAACTCAGCCTGCTGGTCTTCTGGCTGTTCCTCGCGGCGGGCGCTGTCCTCGCCCTGGCCCGCGCCGGCCACCTCGGCGGACACCTGGTCCACGACCTGCACACCCACGCGGCCCCCGAGCCTCCGGTGAGCTGATCCCGCAGCATCTGCCCACCGCAGCGGCGCACCCGCTACCATCTCCCATGCCGTCTCGCCGCCTTCTGGTCCTCATCCTGCTCGGGTTCGCCTCGGGGCTGCCCCTGTTCCTGACGGGGTCGACCCTGAAGTTGTGGCTGACGGACGAGGGGCTGAGCCTTGGCACCATCGGGCTCTTCAGCTTCGTGACCCTGCCCTACAGCCTGAAGGTGTTCTGGGCGCCCTTCCTGGACCGCTACGCCCTGCCAGGGCTGGGTCGACGGAGAGGCTGGATGCTGCTCATGCAGGTCGGCATGGCTGTGGCCCTGTTCCTCCTGGCCCGGTCACAACCCCGCCTGGACCTCTACCGCGTGGCCGTACTCGCCCTGGCGGTGGCCGTCACCAGTGCCACCTTCGACATCGCCGTGGACGCCTGGCGGGCGGAAGCCCTGGAACAGAAATTCCTGGGCCTGGGCAACAGCATCCACATCACGGCCTACCGCGTGGCCATGCTGGTGAGCGGCGGGTTGGCGATGAGCCTGGCCCAGTTTTTCGGGTGGCGGACCAGCTACCTGCTGATGGCTTTCCTGACCTGTCTCGGGATGGCGGGCACTTGGCTGGCGGTCAATACAGATGCCGTGGCCCATGCGCCCCGCACCCTGCAGGAGGCGGTCGTGGGGCCCATGAAGGATCTGCTCCGGCGCCGGGGCATCTGGCTGCTCCTGGCCTTCACGGTGTTCTACAAGCTGGGGGACTGGCTGGCCGAGGCCATGACCATGCCCTTCCTGCTGCGGGGCATGGGCTTCACGAAG contains these protein-coding regions:
- the acs gene encoding acetate--CoA ligase — protein: MSEVEISITQQKTIQALQKGEAPIPMKGWLAKQAAINYEVERALAEDDPAAFWAEKAKALDWAEPWTKVFEFNPPNHAWFLGGKLNATVNCIDRHVHSDRRNKAALLWVGEDGDERSYTYNRLYREMNRFANTLKRLGVKKGDRVILYMPLTPEGIISMLACARIGAIHSVVYAGMGALALRTRIEDAGAKVVVCSDFTYRRGKAIALKPIVDEAVRDLTSVDHVIVHRRGSRPGDAPVTFASEREKDFYDIQQGRDIHCDPEMVDAEHPLFILYTSGTTGKPKGVVHATGGYLVGVNYLSKAFYQIQERDIYWSTSDIGWVVGHSFIVYGPMSIGATVLCREGAPDYPSPDVTWEICERFGVNVMFTAPTAVRMWMSHGAEAPGKFDLSRLRLMACAGEPLNPEAHRWAQQHLVGQGNGQVVDNWWQTEIAGPVIGTLPTFEVRPGKAGKAMPGAQLAVVNKDGSPVPDGQGGLLVIKFPLPYMLRTVWNDHKRYEDYWKEIPGYYTVGDVAVRDADGYIAVLGRSDDVLNVAGHRIGTADVEGSLIRHPAVAESAVVGIPDPIKGENIKAFVVVRAGVATGPGLIASLKDHVREDLGGIAVPSDIELRASLPKTRSGKILRRALKAEALGQDPGDLSTLAD
- a CDS encoding AmpG family muropeptide MFS transporter, which codes for MPSRRLLVLILLGFASGLPLFLTGSTLKLWLTDEGLSLGTIGLFSFVTLPYSLKVFWAPFLDRYALPGLGRRRGWMLLMQVGMAVALFLLARSQPRLDLYRVAVLALAVAVTSATFDIAVDAWRAEALEQKFLGLGNSIHITAYRVAMLVSGGLAMSLAQFFGWRTSYLLMAFLTCLGMAGTWLAVNTDAVAHAPRTLQEAVVGPMKDLLRRRGIWLLLAFTVFYKLGDWLAEAMTMPFLLRGMGFTKLQIGTVQKTTAMVAIILGGLIGGWMLMRMSLRKALWICGFVQAGSILGFWAISLLGRHLPLLVAANTLENLAYGMGGSALVALLMGSCNRTYTGTQYALFSALTALPRTLFAGMTGFMADWYGWKLYFPVCAAAAIPGLLLLLLWDRWGLPEAPES
- a CDS encoding DUF2231 domain-containing protein, which produces MLPPWNHLHPAIVHFPIALLTVAPLLVLLGLLWPAQRRGIHAAALVLLVLGFGGLMLALASGDAVERYARATPALMAGLRDHELAAQKATLIFGLLGGGFAVLWVLPLARRRELARHIELSLLVFWLFLAAGAVLALARAGHLGGHLVHDLHTHAAPEPPVS